Sequence from the Oncorhynchus kisutch isolate 150728-3 linkage group LG12, Okis_V2, whole genome shotgun sequence genome:
ctagggccttcctgcctggtatagagttcctggatggcaaggAGCTTGGCCcgagtgatgtattgggccgtacgcactaccctctgtagtgccttgcagttggaTACCAAGCTGTAGCCATAcgaagcggtgatgcagccagtcaagatgctgtcaattgtgcagctgtagaatcgtTTCAGCCTCCTTAGGGGGAACAGGCGTtgacgtgccctcttcacggctgtgttggtgtgtgtggacactgaggaatgaagctctcgacctgctccactacagacccgtccatgtgaatgggggcgtgctctgtcctccatttcctgtcgtccacaatcagctcctttgtcttgctgatgttcagggagaggttgttgttgtggtactacactgccaggtctctgacctccctataggctgtttcatcgttgtcggtgatcaggcctaccaacaTTGTGCTGTCAGCAAATCagatgatagtgttggagtccctgaggggcccccgtgttgagggtcagtgtggcagatgtgttgtggcctgccctcaccacctgagggtggcctgtcaggaattccagggtccagttgcagagggaggtgttcagtcccagggtctttagcttagtgatgagcttggagggcactatggtgttgaacgctgagctttagtcaatgaacagcattctcacatagatgttattggccgcgcacgactccaacactatcatcaagtttgctgacagcACAAtgttggtaggcctgatcacagatgacgatgaaacagcctatagggacaaaggagctgattgtggactacaggaaatggaggaccgagcacgcccccattcacatcgacagggctgtagtggagcaggtcgagtgCTTcattcctcagtgtccacatcacaaaGGATCTATTATggtccacacacatcaacacagtcaTGAACAGGGCTCACATCATCCCagacttattaatgaagccggtgactgtgGTAAACTCATCAATGCCACTTGATGAATCCCaaaacatattctagtctgtgctagaaaaacagtcctgtagcttagcatgcgcttcatcggaccacttccttattgagcgtgtcacttgtactccctgtttgagtttttcttgtaagcaggaatgcggaagatagagttatggtcagattttccaaatgaagGGCGAGGGAGAGATTTGTATGCATTTCTTtgttgtggagtaaaggtgatctagagttttctCCTTTAGTTGCTCAGGTGACTTGCTGGTAGAAATGGATTTCACTTTCCCTACattaaaatcactggccactagaagcgccgcctctggatgagcattttcttgtttgcttatggccctatacagcttgtCTTAGCGGTCTTAGTACCAGcttcggtttgtggtggtaaataaacagctacGGAAAtataaactctcttggtaaatagtatggtctacagtttatcataaggTATTCTATCTTGAGCGAGCAGAAACTTGAGACTTCCTTATTATTAGAGATTGCACACCAGATGTTGTTAACACACCCCTCccccctaaccttaccctatgcTGCCGTACAGTCTTGACGATGCATAGAAAAACCATCCTTGTTCAGGCACGAATccgagaaacataggatatttcagttcttcaggtcccgttgataggatagtcttgaacggagctcatccagtttgttctccagtgattaTACGTTCGCCAGTAGAACGGAGAGTAGTGGCGGATTATTTCTCTATTAAGCAGTCTTTTCCAAGTCTGGGGGATTAGGGCCTGTTCCGGGGTTAGCAGTATGTCCTGTATTTGGTTGAGCcgtccaaaaagttacatattgcagctttaagatcAGCGCAAAAACCACGCAAAAATAGCTGAATTGGTCAGGAGAAAACGGCAGCGCTCCATTGCAGTACTATTCATTGCGGTGCCATTTCCCTTGTCGTCCTTACCTCCAAGGATTTATCCAAGTTGTTTGTATAATCTTTGATGCCGATAGAAgttgcaccattggaagacatacagTAGCTTGCACTATAGCCTACAAACTTATTCCTGCAATCCTTCAAACGGATTTGGTGTgccatcatagtggtctctgacttgtggtcagactcgctcagtaTTTCgtaaacatcctttctgaatttaaaagtaatcctagaagtaatcatctagtttttcaaaagtaacTGTAATCTGATAATATTTGAGCTGTTAAAGAGTTTTCTTTATcagttacatgtaatctgttactccccaaccctgtccCTGCATTACTTAGCTATCTTGCACGCAGACACAACTATATTCTAACCAGATTCTTTATTTACTGCATTTCCTATTATTTACTTAATGAAAACAATGTGATACATGGAACATAATACATACATTTATAAATAGTATATCAAGAAGTTATGACAAGTGTTACCTTATATCCTAGCCAATTCTAGACAGTGTCAATAAATATACTGTTGAGAATTGACAGAAGCTCACCTTACCACCTCGTTTCCCCCAATCACtctctcaggtgaaggacatctcactAGAGGCCACAAGAGCTTTGTGAAGCCAGCGGGACACAATGCGTGGAGAGATGGCCAACTCATAGctgttgatgaggggagtggaacctcaacccagcacgCTATCATGATAGAGGTTAGTGTAATAGTGTTGCATAAAAAATGTGTTTGTAAATCAAATGTGGCCAGTTTATTTTCAGAAAGGCTCTCCTCAGCTATTCACTTGCTTACATGAAACCCAGCACAAAAAGTTTAGggaattatttatatttttgcatcACAAAAGAGTTTAGGGTGAAAAAAAATGTCTATAGATTTCATTGTAGAGTATGTGCACTGTAGTGGCCATTAGTAAATGGTAGTAAATATGAACTATTTAGATCTTATTTAAATATGAAAAAAATATTAAACTGCCATAAACTCAAACTATTCCTTAGATATTTACCTACTAGAAACAATTTGAATATTAAACTCACAAAAACTACACACACTTACCATAAAATGTGTTAATTGTAATTGTGATGGTAGCCATTTTGAAGAACCATAAAGAAAAAATAATGGTGACACACCCATACGTGATATCATTGAAAAGCCCAGAATGTCCTCTCAAAGTTACAACAGGAACTAACACAGCGGCATGTATGgccttaaatttaaaaaacaaatactcATTAGAAAGGACAAAAATGTATTGCTGGATCTCGGGGGATATTTCAGGAAGGCTCCCCTCAGCTATTCACATGCTTACATCCTCATTTTTCTGCCATAGGGGAGCTTATGAGACTTCAAGACATTGTTATCCAATACAGCTCATGTACCGGTAATAATCTCCTCTCTTCTTGTGTCAGTCTACAGATGCAGAGGCTGCAGGTCCTGGAGGATTGTCTCTGGTCAAGCAGGAGAGGACTGAAGGAGAGGACCCACAACacagcagagacatccagactgGAGCAGCGGCTGGAGCGCCCCCTGTAGCCACGGTAGACCATATCATCACCCCGGCGCATCTCTGGACCCGAAGCAGAatcacggaggtcagtggaacgcCGAATGCAGTCCTCAAGTCAGAGAAAGACATCAAGactttaactgtaacacaaaggctgttacacacaggatctgaccacagatcagacccagagagactggGGCCGGGGAGACCGGGCTGTCCTCCTGCTCCTGGCTCAGAATATTTACCGGTATTTCAACATAGCCAAAGGGCGGTTAATTCCCATGGAGATGGTGATGCGTTAGCCACTGGCGGTGATGATCTGTCTTGTTTTTACACTACAGAGATGGACCCTGGAAACATGCCCTTGGGTTTAGAGACACAGACTGATCTTTCTAGAAGGGACTGGAaccagtacagtagtagtgtatactctgaAGGGCGCCTAGATGAGAAAGGGGAGGGTCTGGTCATAGATGAAGTGACTATGAAAGTGGAGGGTGACGTTCCTCCCACATGGAATGCAGATAATCATCACCTAGGAGATGGACACTTACAGGGCAGAGATTTCTTAAATTACAGGGAAAGGTTAGAGACAAATCCAAATGGCTCTACCCACTCTCCTTTACACACGTTCAGGGATCGCGCCCCAGTGTCCACGTCGATGGGGCCTTCCGATTCACACGGCCGCTTCCTTTTCGACAGGGCTAGAGCCCAGGCTCAGGGAGGGGGAGAAACGTCAGGCAGTAGTAAGGGAaaacggttcctctgcatgttctgtaacaaaggcttcagctgccCCCAGAAGGTAGAGATCCACCAGAGgttccacacaggggagaaacccttcagttgtacccagtgtcacatgcaCTTTGCCCAGGCTGgtgacctgaagaggcaccagaggatccacacaggggagaaaccctacaactgcccccagtgtgagaagaggttctcccgcCAGGACCAcctgaagatgcacctgaaggtccacacgggagaGAGGCCGTTCGCCTGTACGCACTGCGGGAAaaggttctcagagaggagctacctcaggatacaccaggAGAAAAACCATTCTACTCTATAACATAGAAAGTAACCATTCCACTCGATAGCTTCTGACGTTTAGCTCAAACCCTGCATTAAAGAAAAAGATGCATTTTTATTGTTGTCAGcagaaaagatccacagatgcatTTGGAATAATGAGAGTAACAgatttcagtgttgaatattccAGGGTAGAATATTGCATACAGACATTGTGTGGTAGatacatcatatatatatatatacacagtgtacaaaacattaggaaaacctgctctttccatgacagagtgaccaggtgaatccaggtgaaaactatgatcccttattgatgtcacttgctagatccacttcaatcagagtagatgaaggggaggagacaggttaattaatgattttcaagccttgagacatggattatgtgccactgccattcagagggtgaatgggcaagacaaaatatttaagtgcctttgaatgggttatgatagtaggtgccaaacgcactggtttgtgtcaagaactgcaacgctgctgggtttttcacactcaacagtttacaATGCCTATCAAGAATtctccaccacccaaaggacatctagtcaacttgacacaactgtgggaagcattgaagtcaacaggccagcatccctgtggaatggaGAGtccaaaagggggtgcaactcaatattaggaacgtgttcctaatgttttggacactcagtgtatgttaatGTCATTATTTGGCAACAATTACATCAGACGTATCTGATTCAATTAAAATTTGTTTGTCAAtgacatgtttgttctacattgtATACAGTGAGCTCAAAGTATTGGGACTGACACATTTTGTGTTGTTCTGGCTAATCCAGCAccttggatttgaaatgatacaatgtctTTGAGATTTAAGTGCAGACCGTcacctttaatttgagggtattttcatccatatctaGGGAAACGTTTAGAAATtgcagcactttttgtacatagtcctccCATCTTAGGGGACCAacgtattgggacaaattcacttccagttgaagtcggaagtttacatacacttaggatggagtcattaaaacaatttttttcaacaaactatagttttggcaaattggttaggacatctactttgtgcatgacacaagtaatttttcaaacaattgtttagacagattatttcacttaaaattcactgtacacaattccagtgggtcagaagtttacatacactaagttgactgtgccttttaacagcttggaaaattccagaaaatgatgtcatggctttagaagcttctgataggctaattgacgtcaattggaggtgtatctgtggatgtaccttcaaactcagtgcctcattgcttgacatcatgggaaaatcaaaagaaatcagccaaaattgtagacctccacaagtctggttcatccatgggagcaattcccaaacgcctgaaggtaccacgttcatctgtacaaacaatagtacacaagtataaactccatgggaccacgctcaggaaggagaagcgttctgtctcctagagatgaacgtactttggtgtctgaaaagtgcaaatcaatcccagaacaacagcaaaggaccttgtgaagatgctggagaaacaagtacaaaagtatc
This genomic interval carries:
- the LOC109901182 gene encoding zinc finger and SCAN domain-containing protein 12-like translates to MANCMGFHTQIASIMEVLANAAVAEVCKLVDDDYAVFRLEITQSQKENMALRRKLQLLEVKVARERVLASRPRSVKIVDRYRGIERGEGHLTRGHKSFVKPAGHNAWRDGQLIAVDEGSGTSTQHAIMIESTDAEAAGPGGLSLVKQERTEGEDPQHSRDIQTGAAAGAPPVATVDHIITPAHLWTRSRITEVSGTPNAVLKSEKDIKTLTVTQRLLHTGSDHRSDPERLGPGRPGCPPAPGSEYLPVFQHSQRAVNSHGDGDALATGGDDLSCFYTTEMDPGNMPLGLETQTDLSRRDWNQYSSSVYSEGRLDEKGEGLVIDEVTMKVEGDVPPTWNADNHHLGDGHLQGRDFLNYRERLETNPNGSTHSPLHTFRDRAPVSTSMGPSDSHGRFLFDRARAQAQGGGETSGSSKGKRFLCMFCNKGFSCPQKVEIHQRFHTGEKPFSCTQCHMHFAQAGDLKRHQRIHTGEKPYNCPQCEKRFSRQDHLKMHLKVHTGERPFACTHCGKRFSERSYLRIHQEKNHSTL